ACATCTCGACCTTCATCACACCATCGCTCTCTTCATCCGCGGATTGTATGGATTCATACTATCCGAACTCGGACGATAAGGGCTTTTTTGGGTACGCTCCGTCGAATGGTCATTCTCTTCGTGGGTTCTCTGGGGTTGAACATCTACGCGACGGTGCTCGTGCTGCTCAGGGCGCGGGTCTACGGCACCCGGCTGTACCGGCCGATGCTCTGGAACATCTTCTTGTCGATCGTCCCCGTGCTGATCCTCGCGGTGGTGATGGCGGTCTCTGTCGCGCTTATCGTGGTGGCTCCACCGCTCACCGGGGCAGCACTGGTCGTGGGAGGTGTGGCGTGGCTGCTCATGCTGCCCAACGCCAGCTACCTGATCACAGAGCTCAACCAGTCTCATCGCAAGGCCGACGACCCCGTGCCGCTGTGGTATGACATCATTCTCGTCATCTCGCTCGCGATGTCGGGGGTCATCAACACCGTGGTCAACGTGTTCCTCGCGCACATGATCTTCGCCCTGCAGCTCTTCGGAGATCAGGCCGGTGCCTTCATGAGATGGCCATCGCTCGTCGCCGTCGGGGGCGTCCTGGTGGCGATCGCGTTCGGCATGTACCTGGGGCGCTACATCCGCGTGAACAGTTGGGACATCCGGCACCCGGGTGCACTGCTGAGACGCATCGGGGAGCACTTCCTCACCCGCACGACGCGAGGCGCAGCGATCGGCTTCACCGCGACATACGCGATCTTCCTCGCGTTGATCTACATCGTGGTCGCAGGGCCCATCGTCGAGAACTTCCTCACCCTCGAGATCCAGCGATGACCGCCTCGCTCAATGCCGGTCGGGCTTCGCTCCGAGGTCGGTCCACAGCCAGGTGAGATCGACCTGGACGGTCGGCGGCAGCGAGACGGACGCCGGGTCGGGGGCGGGGCGGAAGATCGATTCGTCGTGGATGCTCACACTCTGTATTGCGCGATAACGACCATCGGGTTCACGGAGATTCGAACGCGAGATCCGGAAGGGGCGGGGGACGACGCGGACTCAGGCCTCGGGGGCGCCGTCCTGCGGCGGACCGGCAGGACGATGCGCGCGTCGGCCGTTCACGACCACAGGGCGACCGGCGCGCTCCTGCCCGGGCAGCGGGCGTGAGCGACGGCCGTAGATGAGCTCCGAAGAGTCGAGCAGCCACGGCACGAGGGTGATCGACACCCCATGCACGAGCATCAGCTGGTTGGCGAGACGGCGGGCGCGACGGTTGTGCAGGAACGACTCCCACCAGTGGCCCACGATGTACTGCGGCAGGTACACGGTGACGACGGACGAGCCGTGCTTCTCACGGTACTGCTTGATGAACTGGGTGACCGGTTGCGCGAACGAGCGGTACGGGGATTCGACGATCACGAGCGGGATCGGCACGAGGTGGTCGGCCCAGTCCTTCTGCAGCTGTGCCGCATCGTCGGAGGCCACCGCCACGTGCACCGCCAGGGTCTTGCCGTGCTTGGCCGCGATCGCGTAGTCGATGGCCTTCACGACCGGCTTCTGCAGGCGGTTGACGAGAACGATGGCGAGGTCGCCCGTCGCACCGAACCGGGTGGTGTCGTCGATCGCGATCTCGTGCTCGACGTCGCGGTAGTACCGCTTCACGCCCAACATCAGGAAGGCGAGGATCGGGATCGCGAAGAACACCAGATACGCGCCGTGCGTGAACTTGGTGATCGTCACGATGACCAGCACGAGCACGGTCATCACAGCGCCGGCCGAGTTGATGATCAGGCCGACCTTCGCCGAGCGGCGATCCGATGCTGAGGCGCCGTCGACCCCCGAGTCCTTCGTGTCCTCGACCGGTCCGCGCAGCACGCGTCGCCAGTGCCGCACCATGCCGATCTGTCCGAGCGAGAACGAGACGAACACACCGATGATGTACAGCTGGATCAGCGTGGTCAGCTTCGCCTGGAAGATCACGAGCACCGCGATCGCCGCGATGCCCAGCAGGATCATGCCGTTCGAGAACACGAGGCGGTCGCCGCGGGTGTTGAGCGACTTCGGAGCGTAGCCGTCGCGGGCGAGCACGGCGCCCAGCAGCGGGAAGCCGTTGAACGCGGTGTTCGCGGCGAGCAGGAGCACGCACGCGGTCGCCGCCTGCACGATGAAGAACGCGATGCTGCCGCCGCCGAAGGTCGCTGCGGCGATCTGGGCCATCAGTGAGGGCTGCGGATTCGTGCAGTCGAACCCGACCAGGTCGCAGGGGTTCTCGGCGTAGTGCACGCCGGTGATGAGGGCGAGGGCGGTGAGCCCTGCGAAGAGGCAGATGGCGATCGAGCCCATCAGCACGAGGGTCGACTGGGCGTTGCGCACCTTCGGGGCGCGGAACGCGGGGACCCCGTTCGACACGGCCTCGACGCCGGTGAGGGCGGAGCATCCGCTCGAGAACGCGCGCAGGATCAGCAGGATCACGGCCGCCTGCCCGAGGCTCTCCGCCTGCACCGAGAACTCGGCGCTCGAGGCGACGGGGGCGTCGCCGAGGAAGGTGCGGATCAGGCCGGTCACGATCATGATGCCGACCGAGCCGATGAACACGTACGTCGGGATCGCGAAGACCAAGGAGGCCTCGCGCACCCCGCGCAGATTCACGACGATGATGAGCACCACGAAGCCGACGGCGAGCTCGATGCGGAAGGGGTCGAGCCCCGGCACGGCCGAGATGATGTTGTCGACACCGGAGGCGACCGACACGGCCACGGTCAGCACGTAGTCGACCAGGAGTGCCGCGGCCACGATCACGCCGGGGATCTCGCCGAGGTTCTTCGACGCGACCTCGTAGTCGCCACCGCCCGACGGGTACGCCTTGATGAGCTGGCGGTAGCTGAGCACGACCACGACAAGCAGCACGACGACGGCGATCGCGACGAGTGGCGTGAACGACAGGAAGGTGAGCCCGCCGATCAGCAGGATCATCACCAGCTCCTGCGGGGCGTAGGCCACCGAGCTGAGGGCATCGGATGCGAAGATCGGCAGAGCCATGCGCTTCGGGAGCAGCTGGTCGTCGACCTGCTGACTCGTCAGCGGTTCTCCGATGAGGATGCGCTTGGCGCGCGGCGGTGCGTCCGCGGCCTCCCTGATTTCGTCTGGCACGTCGGGCGACACTACGCCTCCTGATGGCATCCTCACGCGATCCTCACGGAATCCCTACGGTGGCATGTGCGGTCCTCACGCAATCCTTACGGGCGCGGCTACACTGGCACGCGGTGGAAGATCAAGTGTTGCTCGGATTCATCGCGATCGCGGTGGGCGTGGCTTTCGGCATCCTTCTGTTCGTGCCGTTCGTAGCGGTCAGCTACCGGCGGCGCGGGCGACTCGGCTTCGGGCGCACGCTGCTCTGGCTCGCGGCCCTCATCTACTTCTGGGCCATCTGGACCTACACCCTGCTTCCACTGCCCGACCCCGACGCGATCCGCTGCGTGGGGGCGATCACCGATCCGATGTCGGTCGTGCGCGACGTGCAGAAGGCCCTCGCGGCGCCGGGGAACCCGCTGCGGCACCCGGCCCTGCTGCAGCTGGTGTTCAACGTGGTGCTGTTCGTACCGCTCGGCTTCTTCGTCCGCGTGCTCGCCGGCCGCGGCATCCTGACGGCGCTGGCCGCAGGCTTCGGTCTGTCGCTGCTGGTCGAGACCACGCAGCTGACCGGTGTGTGGGGCGTCTACCCGTGCGCGTACCGCTTCTTCGACGTGGGCGACCTCATGACGAACACGCTGGGCGCCGTCGTCGGGTGCGCAGTGGCCCTCCTCGTCCCGAGGGCGCTGCGCGGCGCGAAGGCGAGCCCCGACGCTGACCTCCCGCGTCCCGTCACCCGCGGTCGCCGGGCCCTCGCGATGCTGTGCGATGGCCTCGCCTTCGGGTTCCTGAGCGTGGGCGTCAGTGTGTCCGTGCAGCTGTGGCTGCAGTTCGTGGCCGACGATCGCGCAGCGGTGCTCGACGGCGGCCTCGCGTCCGCCGCGGGAACCATCGTCCCTTCGGCCCTTTTCCTGGTGCTGATCCTGATCAGCGGGCGCTCGATCGGTGACATCGCCGTGCAGCTGCGGTACACGGGCTCACCCCTGCCGGCGCCGTTCCCCCGGCTCCTGCGGTGGACGGGCGGCATCGGCGGGCTCAGCGCGCTCGCACTGCTGGGGGGATTCTTCGATCTCGCCTCGTCGCTCCTGATCCTCGTCGCGATCGTGATGCTGTTCACCACCCGCTTCGGGCGCGGGCTCCCCGGCGTCCTCTCCGGTCAGCATCTCGTCGACGCCCGCGCGGACATCAGGGATCCACAGCGGTTTCCGATCACGAAGCCGTAACGTCGAGGGCATGACGACTGTTCACGTCACCGAGGACACGATCAACCAGGCCCGCGTGCTGCGCGACGAGCTGCAGCGGTTCCTGCGCGAGTACGAGTTCGGGATGCGCGAGGTCGAGACGAAGATCTCGATCCTGCGCGACGAGTTCACGCACGACCACGCGTACAACCCCATCGAGCACGTGAAGAGTCGACTGAAGTCGCCCGACAGCATCGTCGAGAAGATCGCCCGCAAGGGCATCGACGAGCCCGACTTCGACCGCATCCGCGCAGAGATCACCGACATCGCCGGTGTGCGCGTGACCTGCAGCTTCGTCGCCGACGTCTACCGACTGTTCGACCTGCTCACCGCGCAGGACGACGTGACCGTGCGCACGGTCAAGGACTACATCGCCCACCCCAAGGCCAACGGCTACAAGAGCCTGCACGCGATCATCGAG
This DNA window, taken from Microbacterium maritypicum, encodes the following:
- a CDS encoding GTP pyrophosphokinase translates to MTTVHVTEDTINQARVLRDELQRFLREYEFGMREVETKISILRDEFTHDHAYNPIEHVKSRLKSPDSIVEKIARKGIDEPDFDRIRAEITDIAGVRVTCSFVADVYRLFDLLTAQDDVTVRTVKDYIAHPKANGYKSLHAIIEVPVFLSTGALSVPVEVQFRTIAMDFWASLEHKIYYKFSNQVPSHLVDSLSDAADAAAELDSRMERLHREAHGVPQRQLAPAPPPAPPAIPDAPTDPRVVGV
- a CDS encoding VanZ family protein produces the protein MEDQVLLGFIAIAVGVAFGILLFVPFVAVSYRRRGRLGFGRTLLWLAALIYFWAIWTYTLLPLPDPDAIRCVGAITDPMSVVRDVQKALAAPGNPLRHPALLQLVFNVVLFVPLGFFVRVLAGRGILTALAAGFGLSLLVETTQLTGVWGVYPCAYRFFDVGDLMTNTLGAVVGCAVALLVPRALRGAKASPDADLPRPVTRGRRALAMLCDGLAFGFLSVGVSVSVQLWLQFVADDRAAVLDGGLASAAGTIVPSALFLVLILISGRSIGDIAVQLRYTGSPLPAPFPRLLRWTGGIGGLSALALLGGFFDLASSLLILVAIVMLFTTRFGRGLPGVLSGQHLVDARADIRDPQRFPITKP
- a CDS encoding DUF1361 domain-containing protein, with the protein product MVILFVGSLGLNIYATVLVLLRARVYGTRLYRPMLWNIFLSIVPVLILAVVMAVSVALIVVAPPLTGAALVVGGVAWLLMLPNASYLITELNQSHRKADDPVPLWYDIILVISLAMSGVINTVVNVFLAHMIFALQLFGDQAGAFMRWPSLVAVGGVLVAIAFGMYLGRYIRVNSWDIRHPGALLRRIGEHFLTRTTRGAAIGFTATYAIFLALIYIVVAGPIVENFLTLEIQR
- a CDS encoding APC family permease, which gives rise to MPSGGVVSPDVPDEIREAADAPPRAKRILIGEPLTSQQVDDQLLPKRMALPIFASDALSSVAYAPQELVMILLIGGLTFLSFTPLVAIAVVVLLVVVVLSYRQLIKAYPSGGGDYEVASKNLGEIPGVIVAAALLVDYVLTVAVSVASGVDNIISAVPGLDPFRIELAVGFVVLIIVVNLRGVREASLVFAIPTYVFIGSVGIMIVTGLIRTFLGDAPVASSAEFSVQAESLGQAAVILLILRAFSSGCSALTGVEAVSNGVPAFRAPKVRNAQSTLVLMGSIAICLFAGLTALALITGVHYAENPCDLVGFDCTNPQPSLMAQIAAATFGGGSIAFFIVQAATACVLLLAANTAFNGFPLLGAVLARDGYAPKSLNTRGDRLVFSNGMILLGIAAIAVLVIFQAKLTTLIQLYIIGVFVSFSLGQIGMVRHWRRVLRGPVEDTKDSGVDGASASDRRSAKVGLIINSAGAVMTVLVLVIVTITKFTHGAYLVFFAIPILAFLMLGVKRYYRDVEHEIAIDDTTRFGATGDLAIVLVNRLQKPVVKAIDYAIAAKHGKTLAVHVAVASDDAAQLQKDWADHLVPIPLVIVESPYRSFAQPVTQFIKQYREKHGSSVVTVYLPQYIVGHWWESFLHNRRARRLANQLMLVHGVSITLVPWLLDSSELIYGRRSRPLPGQERAGRPVVVNGRRAHRPAGPPQDGAPEA